One Nerophis ophidion isolate RoL-2023_Sa linkage group LG06, RoL_Noph_v1.0, whole genome shotgun sequence genomic region harbors:
- the birc5b gene encoding baculoviral IAP repeat-containing protein 5b, with product MLGWIHLGVIMASIDVLTRRFKTHGKMYSQDLREKTFADWPFREDCNCTPEKMAKAGFVHCPSENEPDVVCCFFCLIELEGWEPDDEPWNEHIKRSPTCGFLTMKKYFIHLTVPEFYHVEKERIKVFVRKVCHKRMAYLRDEIDEVLEVIKLLH from the exons ATGTTGGGTTGGATCCATCTCGGTGTCATTATGGCCAGCATAGACGTCTTAACAAGAAGGTTTAAAACACATGGAAAGATGTACAGTCAAGATTTACGTGAGAAAACCTTTGCAGACTGGCCCTTTCGAGAGGATTGTAACTGCACACCTGAAAAG ATGGCCAAGGCTGGCTTTGTGCACTGTCCCAGTGAGAATGAGCCAGATGTTGTCTGCTGTTTCTTCTGTTTGATCGAACTGGAAGGATGGGAGCCTGATGACGAACCATG GAATGAACACATAAAACGCTCACCTACTTGTGGGTTCCTCACCATGAAGAAATACTTTATCCACCTGACTGTGCCGGAATTTTACCATGTTGAGAAGGAGAGGATAAAGGTTTTTGTT AGAAAAGTTTGTCATAAGAGGATGGCATATCTTCGGGATGAGATCGATGAGGTCCTTGAGGTCATTAAATTGTTACATTAA